One Paenarthrobacter aurescens TC1 DNA window includes the following coding sequences:
- the mviN gene encoding integral membrane protein MviN (identified by match to protein family HMM PF03023; match to protein family HMM TIGR01695) — translation MAAGTLVSRFLGFAKTWMLGAALGLGSTINDTFINANNLPNLIFLLVAGGVFNAVLVPQIIKASKAPDRGADYISRLLTLAVLVLLALTALVTLAAPLVIDLTTQGYSEQQKALAVTFAFWCLPQIFFYGLYALLTQVLNAHGAFGPAMWAPILNNLVAIAGLGMFIWILGENIHNPHTLDNWGPTQTFLIAGFSTFGVVAQTAILLIPVFRLRLGLRPRFGWRGVGLGQAAKLSVWTLATAAVGQLAFLYVMRIATIPGAERLRLSNAGNTVAAAVLPGNAVLEVASQLYLLPHSIIALSLATVLFNRMTRASQDGNKAELRDALSHGLRTMAVATVFGALALFALAGPLGMFFSGGEPQDGVMLAQTLTILALSTPFLSANFMMSRVFYANEDARTPLYVQLWLAVIYVVGAFFIQFLPVGQIIYAIAILYTLGNILSVVISVVFLRRLLGHLDGPRIANSYIRMGYAGLGSALAGAGALWLLGSYRADGFAWSSRPAALVTVVVVGPVMLLAYLVLLRVFHVTELRDLLRPLMGRLGRGVPAPVGAPAEPTTPARATVSDDTGLIPRISGEFDAASFRAGPALAPQRSPEPATGGSPDEAKTYLPEEDAPSTARGGRFRPQVPLPGRRTYQGDAGQNPYFPTRGSHRK, via the coding sequence ATGGCCGCAGGAACGCTCGTTTCCCGGTTCCTTGGCTTCGCCAAAACGTGGATGCTCGGCGCCGCCCTCGGCCTGGGCTCCACGATCAATGACACGTTCATTAACGCGAACAACCTGCCGAACCTGATCTTCCTCCTGGTTGCCGGCGGCGTGTTCAACGCCGTTCTGGTCCCACAGATCATTAAGGCCAGCAAGGCCCCCGACCGAGGCGCGGACTACATCAGCCGCCTGCTGACACTGGCAGTCCTGGTGCTTCTGGCGTTGACGGCGCTGGTAACGCTGGCGGCACCCTTGGTCATCGACCTCACCACGCAAGGCTACTCCGAGCAACAGAAGGCCTTGGCGGTCACCTTCGCTTTCTGGTGCCTGCCGCAGATCTTCTTCTACGGGCTCTATGCCCTCCTCACGCAGGTGTTGAACGCCCACGGAGCGTTCGGCCCCGCCATGTGGGCCCCGATCCTCAACAACCTGGTGGCCATCGCCGGTCTGGGGATGTTCATCTGGATCTTGGGCGAGAACATTCACAACCCCCACACCTTGGACAACTGGGGGCCCACCCAGACGTTCCTGATTGCCGGTTTCTCCACTTTCGGTGTGGTCGCGCAGACTGCCATTCTCCTAATCCCCGTCTTCCGCCTGCGCCTCGGCCTTCGTCCGCGCTTCGGCTGGCGCGGCGTTGGACTCGGCCAGGCAGCCAAGCTGAGCGTCTGGACGCTGGCGACCGCCGCCGTCGGACAACTCGCGTTCCTGTACGTCATGAGGATCGCCACCATTCCCGGTGCCGAGCGCCTCCGTCTGAGCAACGCGGGGAATACAGTGGCCGCTGCGGTCCTGCCCGGCAACGCCGTCCTGGAGGTCGCGAGCCAGCTCTACCTGTTGCCCCACTCGATCATTGCATTGTCCTTGGCTACCGTCCTCTTCAACCGCATGACACGCGCGTCGCAGGACGGCAACAAAGCCGAGCTGCGGGACGCCCTTTCCCACGGCCTCCGCACTATGGCTGTTGCCACCGTTTTCGGTGCCTTGGCGCTGTTCGCGCTGGCCGGTCCGCTGGGAATGTTCTTCTCCGGTGGCGAACCGCAGGACGGCGTCATGCTGGCGCAGACGCTCACCATCCTCGCGCTGAGCACACCCTTCCTGAGTGCAAACTTCATGATGTCCCGCGTGTTCTACGCCAACGAGGACGCCCGCACGCCCCTGTACGTCCAGTTGTGGTTGGCCGTGATCTACGTGGTGGGCGCATTCTTCATCCAGTTCCTTCCCGTGGGCCAGATCATCTACGCGATCGCAATCCTCTACACACTGGGCAACATTCTGTCCGTGGTGATCAGCGTGGTGTTCCTGCGCCGGTTGCTGGGTCACCTCGACGGGCCGCGCATCGCTAACTCGTACATCCGCATGGGCTACGCAGGCCTGGGTTCTGCGCTTGCCGGTGCAGGGGCTTTGTGGCTTCTGGGGAGCTACCGTGCCGACGGGTTCGCATGGAGCAGCCGCCCGGCCGCCTTGGTGACCGTCGTCGTCGTCGGGCCTGTCATGCTGCTCGCATACCTGGTCCTCCTGCGCGTCTTCCACGTCACCGAACTTCGCGACCTCCTGCGTCCGCTCATGGGCCGTCTGGGTCGCGGTGTCCCCGCGCCCGTTGGCGCCCCTGCGGAACCCACGACGCCGGCACGCGCTACGGTCTCGGACGATACCGGTTTGATTCCGCGCATCTCGGGCGAGTTCGACGCTGCTTCCTTCAGGGCCGGGCCGGCTCTTGCCCCTCAGCGTTCTCCCGAACCCGCCACCGGCGGCTCACCGGACGAGGCCAAGACCTACCTTCCGGAAGAAGACGCGCCAAGCACGGCCCGCGGCGGCAGGTTCCGTCCACAGGTCCCGCTGCCGGGTCGACGCACCTACCAAGGCGACGCCGGACAGAATCCTTACTTCCCCACACGCGGAAGCCACAGGAAGTGA
- a CDS encoding hypothetical protein (identified by Glimmer2; putative) gives MSHPIDVGSVLGGRYKVTANVLTSHDQDQVLDGVDQVLNRPVSILVAGPGNAEQVAQSAREVATGERPGHVQILDLGISENTTYLITNHSTAADLLDLVVATNPPYIEPFFTETLGSEIFGRPRTYEPETYDGLYEDDEHDAEYIQYDENGYPIPYESDGEQSEPAAPARTAPHVPPMPSSSPSSQKSGIAGKLAAAAAGAGAAGVAAAAALKHAGSKNHDAGAAAADTAGPGSAGAGSAGTTGGASPAVASQPPTQAVSSPPVSSHTANREPAAEPKVSLWSQEDYGFSGSGADAGGSGATNRGSDSGYDRAASSFPASSAVTDDYADEEVYEDEAPEKEPRSLRWLVGGLLAAVLVVGLVLAVTNLGSLLPSGAPAATQSTPAPQSSAPETEEPAPTQAPAPATPPEIEEISRLGDFPFAATYDKDLARAFDGNAASYWSDMEFASANWGGLFEDMPLVVKLKEPTEVKSVVLNQLGGSGGSISVYTNDRPAMDGAKLVGTNSFTSPELTMPLAAPTQTQYVIVVISALPKLAAPKTRFGFGLRLAEVTVQ, from the coding sequence GTGTCCCACCCGATCGACGTCGGATCAGTACTTGGCGGCCGCTACAAGGTCACGGCCAATGTATTGACCTCGCATGACCAAGATCAGGTGCTCGACGGCGTGGACCAGGTCCTCAACCGTCCCGTGAGCATCCTTGTTGCCGGTCCCGGAAATGCCGAGCAGGTGGCCCAGAGCGCCCGTGAAGTGGCCACCGGGGAGAGGCCGGGCCATGTTCAGATCCTGGACTTGGGAATCAGCGAAAACACCACGTACCTGATCACCAACCACAGTACCGCTGCGGATCTGCTGGACCTCGTGGTCGCCACCAACCCGCCTTACATCGAGCCTTTCTTCACGGAGACGCTCGGAAGCGAGATTTTTGGCCGGCCGCGCACCTATGAGCCCGAGACGTACGACGGTCTTTACGAGGATGATGAGCACGACGCCGAGTACATCCAGTACGACGAAAACGGCTACCCCATCCCGTACGAGTCCGACGGCGAGCAGTCTGAACCTGCCGCGCCCGCACGCACTGCGCCGCACGTACCGCCCATGCCCTCGTCCAGCCCTTCTTCGCAAAAGAGCGGGATCGCGGGCAAGCTGGCTGCTGCCGCTGCCGGCGCCGGAGCAGCGGGGGTCGCTGCCGCTGCCGCTCTGAAGCACGCGGGTTCCAAAAACCACGACGCCGGTGCTGCCGCCGCTGATACTGCAGGTCCAGGTTCTGCCGGCGCTGGTTCTGCCGGCACAACGGGCGGAGCGTCGCCTGCTGTTGCATCGCAGCCGCCGACCCAGGCCGTTTCATCGCCGCCGGTTTCGTCGCACACTGCCAACCGCGAGCCGGCTGCGGAACCAAAGGTTTCCCTGTGGTCCCAGGAGGACTACGGATTTAGCGGCTCAGGCGCAGATGCTGGTGGTTCCGGTGCTACAAACCGTGGCAGCGACTCCGGCTACGATCGGGCGGCCAGCAGCTTCCCGGCGTCGTCAGCTGTTACGGACGATTACGCGGACGAGGAAGTTTACGAAGACGAGGCTCCGGAGAAGGAACCGCGTTCACTGCGCTGGCTCGTCGGTGGCCTCCTTGCCGCCGTTTTGGTGGTGGGACTCGTCCTGGCGGTGACCAATCTCGGCAGCCTCTTGCCCAGCGGCGCACCGGCCGCCACGCAAAGCACGCCTGCCCCGCAATCCTCGGCTCCGGAAACTGAGGAGCCCGCGCCCACGCAAGCTCCGGCACCTGCCACGCCGCCGGAAATCGAAGAGATCAGCCGCCTCGGCGACTTCCCCTTCGCTGCCACCTATGACAAGGACCTTGCCCGGGCCTTTGACGGTAACGCTGCAAGCTACTGGTCGGACATGGAATTCGCCTCCGCAAACTGGGGTGGACTTTTCGAAGATATGCCGCTTGTGGTCAAGCTCAAGGAACCCACCGAGGTCAAGTCCGTTGTGCTCAACCAGCTGGGTGGTTCCGGCGGTAGTATCAGCGTCTACACCAACGATCGTCCTGCGATGGACGGCGCAAAACTGGTGGGAACCAACAGCTTCACATCCCCGGAACTGACCATGCCGCTTGCAGCACCGACGCAGACCCAGTACGTCATCGTGGTCATCAGCGCGCTCCCCAAGCTGGCTGCACCGAAGACCCGATTCGGCTTCGGACTGCGTCTCGCTGAGGTCACGGTGCAGTAG